A region from the Bacteroidota bacterium genome encodes:
- a CDS encoding cellulase family glycosylhydrolase has translation MKFTTTAFLLLLACSSVSVAGDHGFSGNIIKRKGDILVDGDKEFRFFGLAAPNIQQNESQIRKDRANRFPDEYEIRDILDGIRRMGGLATRTFSLSVYTPEDNGMPVYITARRTYNEEAFQCLDRVIALGHEYNVRMIIPFIASQSFGGIRGVDEFSALSGKPKGSFWTDEEVKADFRHFLDFILNRRNTVNGLLYKEDPAILCWQLGNEFGSYPGDRGLKWDDWSPKILAWSKEMAAYIRKVDPNHLIMEAGGADRKDFLEDPNIDIISDHLYEYWNKMGGRPWQLAPFAKQGRAECKGKKPLMVDEFGLGGIENLRELMKTIREEQIVGGLIWSIRSHRRDGGWYYHNEGGTPVNSYHVPGFPAGFIYEEIRTLDLLRQEAYAIRGLPVPAVDKPSPAPILMKHGHGFTWRGSTGASSYTIERAEKPAGPFSVLRDGLHDSILQDVTKWEYSPEASEALILYTDETAVAGKTYYYRIKGVNQSGDSGYSPVMEVTR, from the coding sequence ATGAAATTCACAACGACTGCCTTCCTGCTTCTCCTTGCCTGCTCGTCGGTTTCCGTTGCCGGCGACCACGGTTTCTCTGGCAACATCATTAAACGGAAAGGGGATATTCTGGTGGATGGTGACAAGGAATTCCGGTTTTTCGGACTGGCCGCACCGAACATACAGCAGAATGAATCACAGATACGGAAAGACCGGGCTAACCGGTTTCCTGATGAATATGAAATACGGGATATCCTCGATGGAATCAGACGGATGGGGGGGCTGGCGACGCGAACCTTTTCTCTCTCGGTTTATACCCCTGAAGATAATGGCATGCCGGTTTACATCACGGCCCGGAGAACCTATAACGAAGAGGCCTTTCAGTGTCTGGACCGGGTGATTGCGCTGGGTCATGAATACAACGTCCGGATGATCATTCCGTTTATTGCCTCCCAGTCCTTTGGTGGAATACGAGGGGTGGATGAATTTTCGGCGCTTTCCGGAAAACCAAAAGGATCGTTCTGGACCGACGAAGAAGTAAAGGCCGATTTCCGGCATTTTCTGGATTTCATACTGAACCGTCGGAATACGGTTAACGGACTGTTGTATAAGGAAGATCCGGCCATTCTGTGCTGGCAATTGGGAAATGAATTTGGTAGCTATCCCGGTGACCGGGGTTTAAAATGGGACGATTGGTCTCCGAAAATTCTGGCCTGGAGCAAGGAGATGGCGGCCTACATCAGGAAAGTGGATCCCAATCACCTGATCATGGAAGCCGGTGGTGCCGACCGCAAGGATTTTCTTGAGGATCCGAACATCGACATTATCAGCGATCACCTGTACGAATACTGGAACAAGATGGGCGGAAGGCCCTGGCAACTGGCTCCCTTTGCAAAGCAGGGAAGAGCAGAATGCAAGGGAAAGAAACCGCTCATGGTCGATGAATTTGGTTTGGGTGGTATTGAAAACCTGCGTGAGCTCATGAAAACAATCCGTGAGGAACAGATTGTGGGTGGACTGATCTGGAGTATCCGCAGTCACCGCCGCGATGGGGGATGGTATTATCACAATGAAGGCGGAACGCCGGTGAATTCCTACCACGTGCCTGGCTTTCCTGCCGGATTTATCTATGAGGAAATCCGCACACTGGATCTGCTTCGTCAGGAAGCCTATGCAATCCGCGGATTGCCTGTTCCTGCCGTTGATAAGCCTTCTCCTGCCCCTATTCTGATGAAACACGGGCATGGGTTTACCTGGCGTGGTTCTACGGGAGCCAGTTCATACACCATTGAACGAGCTGAAAAACCTGCTGGTCCGTTCAGTGTGTTGCGTGATGGACTTCATGATTCCATTCTGCAGGACGTGACGAAATGGGAATACAGTCCCGAGGCATCAGAAGCACTGATTTTATACACCGATGAAACAGCCGTTGCCGGTAAAACTTACTACTACCGGATTAAAGGAGTGAATCAATCGGGTGACAGCGGATACAGCCCTGTTATGGAGGTGACCCGATGA
- a CDS encoding T9SS type A sorting domain-containing protein, with protein MKPVYLVPAIVIGLVILSPVGLRAQPDEPLRVACIGNSITQGSNDASAYPQQLGSLLGSGYSVKNFGVGSRTLLNKGDFPIRKEAAYQNALAFNPHILIIKLGTNDTKPQNWIYQNEFVSDYLQIIGEFREVNPQIQIYACRPVPVFQDGFGISGAILLNELLPKIDSVMQMARVETIDFYTAMLDKEGWFTDGIHPNTNGYAFMAGVARDSILSSPSGYIRWFTSSAKAAELNENITINWLTTPGSAPKVNGVPVEEAGTVNITLSSDTTFTLITAGEHPDTARLFLRFLAPGTITSFTVFPRYLDLGYQDSALISWTTATGSAVLIDDKTVESDGFMWVKPDSTTHYILKATGQVTTTDTITVFRLPSDQINRAYQRPAKASSTVRLSDPSLGVDGLDSTFWEAGAGISPWFQVDFGKAYQIKTVLINWGSVHATSYNLQGVTTSNQLKNIRAGITSTGGIDSISGLSGEFRYLRVLSLGSSVPGAGIQIHELEVFAHPVTPVSVESGSSQPDRFVVGAPYPNPFNPETSIPLRLLHSGTISIRLYSVTGQLVFMDQITRPAGQSVYHLNAGQLASGWYVAVFQAGNQVRTQRLLLVR; from the coding sequence ATGAAACCGGTTTACCTTGTTCCGGCCATTGTTATCGGGTTGGTGATCCTGAGTCCGGTTGGACTCAGGGCCCAGCCGGATGAACCGCTCCGTGTGGCCTGCATAGGCAATTCCATCACACAGGGCAGCAACGATGCTTCAGCCTACCCGCAACAACTGGGCAGCCTGCTGGGGAGCGGTTATTCGGTTAAAAACTTCGGGGTTGGAAGCCGGACCCTGTTAAACAAAGGTGATTTTCCCATTCGTAAGGAAGCGGCTTATCAGAACGCGCTGGCCTTTAACCCACATATTCTGATTATCAAACTGGGAACGAATGATACCAAACCCCAGAATTGGATCTACCAGAACGAGTTTGTTTCCGATTACCTGCAAATCATCGGCGAGTTCAGGGAAGTCAATCCGCAGATTCAGATTTATGCTTGCCGGCCGGTTCCTGTTTTTCAGGATGGTTTCGGAATTTCCGGTGCTATTCTCCTGAATGAATTGCTCCCCAAAATCGATTCAGTCATGCAGATGGCCCGTGTGGAGACCATCGATTTTTATACAGCAATGCTGGATAAAGAAGGATGGTTTACTGATGGGATTCATCCGAATACAAACGGGTATGCTTTCATGGCCGGTGTTGCAAGAGATTCCATTTTGTCATCCCCTTCCGGCTATATCCGCTGGTTTACTTCATCGGCAAAAGCTGCTGAATTGAATGAAAATATCACCATTAACTGGCTGACCACACCCGGTTCTGCGCCGAAGGTGAATGGTGTGCCTGTTGAAGAGGCCGGCACGGTTAACATCACCCTTTCCTCTGATACCACTTTTACCCTTATCACTGCAGGGGAACACCCCGATACCGCACGGCTTTTTCTGAGGTTTCTGGCGCCCGGAACGATCACCTCTTTCACGGTTTTTCCACGCTATCTGGATCTTGGCTATCAGGATTCGGCCCTGATTTCCTGGACAACCGCAACCGGGTCGGCGGTGCTTATAGATGATAAAACGGTTGAATCCGATGGTTTCATGTGGGTAAAGCCGGATTCCACCACTCATTATATTCTTAAAGCAACGGGTCAGGTGACCACAACCGATACCATCACCGTATTCAGGTTACCATCCGACCAAATCAACCGGGCCTATCAGCGACCTGCAAAAGCATCATCCACGGTCCGTTTGTCCGATCCATCACTTGGGGTGGATGGCCTTGATTCAACCTTCTGGGAAGCAGGCGCAGGGATTTCGCCCTGGTTTCAGGTCGATTTCGGGAAAGCATATCAGATAAAGACTGTCCTGATTAACTGGGGGTCGGTTCATGCAACCAGTTATAATCTGCAAGGGGTAACCACTTCCAACCAATTAAAAAACATCAGGGCCGGAATCACTTCAACGGGTGGCATTGACAGCATTTCCGGATTAAGTGGTGAGTTCAGATACCTTCGGGTTCTCAGTCTTGGCTCATCTGTTCCTGGTGCCGGAATCCAAATACATGAACTGGAAGTCTTTGCACATCCGGTTACTCCGGTTTCGGTTGAATCAGGAAGCTCACAACCAGATCGGTTTGTGGTAGGTGCACCCTATCCGAATCCGTTTAACCCGGAAACATCTATTCCGCTCCGGCTTCTTCATTCAGGCACCATTTCCATCCGCCTGTATTCGGTGACCGGGCAGCTTGTGTTTATGGATCAGATAACACGCCCGGCTGGTCAGTCTGTTTATCATCTGAATGCAGGTCAACTGGCATCCGGATGGTATGTGGCCGTGTTTCAGGCCGGAAATCAGGTCAGAACTCAACGACTGCTTCTGGTCAGGTAG
- a CDS encoding ROK family protein → MEKTWVCLGVDIGGTTTNFGFVDMYGKVHYEASFPTRAFEPGELHLERLHYSIEEAWDRMHATYSLEGIGIGAPNGNFYQGTIVNPPNLNWGTIEYAEKMKQWYSVPIRLTNDANAAAFGELQFGGAQGLRDFMVITLGTGLGSGIVANGDMIYGFDGFAGEVGHTVVIRGGRQCGCGRRGCLETYASASGIRRTAVELMADLNITSELRAIPFTDLNGKRIAEAAQNGDELALEAFKRTGDILGMGLADAVAYTAPEAIILVGGLAKAGDLILKPTRESFEAHVHSLWRNKIKIKLSGLADGNIAILGAAALIWREIAD, encoded by the coding sequence GTGGAAAAAACCTGGGTTTGTCTCGGCGTGGATATTGGTGGAACGACCACCAATTTTGGCTTTGTCGATATGTATGGAAAGGTTCATTATGAAGCCTCGTTTCCCACCCGGGCTTTCGAACCAGGTGAATTGCATCTGGAGCGGCTCCATTACTCCATTGAGGAGGCCTGGGACCGGATGCATGCCACTTATTCCCTTGAGGGAATCGGGATCGGGGCTCCGAATGGAAATTTCTATCAGGGTACCATCGTTAATCCGCCCAACCTGAATTGGGGAACCATTGAGTATGCTGAAAAAATGAAGCAATGGTATTCTGTTCCCATCCGCCTGACGAATGATGCAAATGCTGCCGCTTTTGGCGAGTTACAATTCGGAGGGGCACAGGGGCTCAGAGATTTCATGGTCATTACGCTTGGTACCGGTTTAGGCAGCGGAATTGTGGCCAATGGTGATATGATTTATGGGTTTGACGGGTTTGCGGGTGAAGTGGGGCATACCGTGGTGATCAGAGGTGGTCGCCAGTGCGGGTGCGGTCGCCGCGGATGTCTGGAAACATATGCGTCTGCCTCGGGCATCAGACGGACAGCCGTTGAACTGATGGCAGATTTAAACATCACCAGTGAACTGAGGGCCATTCCGTTTACCGATCTTAATGGAAAGCGAATTGCTGAAGCCGCTCAGAATGGTGATGAGCTTGCTCTGGAGGCCTTTAAACGAACAGGCGATATTTTGGGAATGGGTCTGGCCGATGCAGTGGCCTATACGGCACCGGAAGCCATTATCCTGGTAGGAGGATTGGCAAAGGCAGGTGATCTGATTCTGAAACCAACCCGTGAATCCTTTGAAGCCCATGTTCATTCTCTCTGGCGGAATAAAATAAAAATTAAACTCTCCGGCTTAGCCGATGGAAATATTGCCATCCTGGGCGCTGCTGCCCTGATCTGGCGGGAAATTGCTGATTAA
- a CDS encoding beta-mannosidase — translation MINRQRLVTCLLAISFLSCTAGPAEAQSDLTDNKATTETRALFTNLKALSGKGILFGHQDATAYGMTWDAEEFRSDVKDAVGKYPGMFGWEIGKLEHGNWYNIDTVSFKLMKKWIIEAYKRGGVNTVSWHPDHPVTRKTAWDVTPALYAILPGGEKHDLLKLWLDRVASFFLSLKTEDGTLVPVIFRPWHENEGNWFWWGVNVCTPEEYIALWKFTVTYLRDVKGVHNLIYAYNWGKIPDEATWLSRYPGDDFVDIISVDYYNEMTPDRIKQLSLMVRIAEKRGKIPALAEGGSNMIKDPVFWTEKWLNPILADPYARRITYMLVWRNADYGHHFGPYPGHPSVPDFKKFEADPMTLFLEDLPAMYQ, via the coding sequence ATGATAAATCGACAAAGGTTAGTCACCTGCCTGCTTGCCATTTCATTTTTGTCCTGCACAGCAGGGCCGGCCGAAGCCCAATCTGATCTGACAGATAATAAGGCCACAACTGAAACCCGTGCACTATTCACCAATCTGAAGGCCCTCTCTGGAAAAGGAATTTTATTCGGGCATCAGGATGCCACTGCCTACGGGATGACCTGGGATGCAGAGGAATTCCGGTCGGATGTAAAGGATGCGGTGGGTAAATATCCCGGCATGTTTGGCTGGGAAATTGGCAAGCTGGAACACGGCAATTGGTATAATATTGATACGGTTTCCTTCAAACTGATGAAGAAGTGGATCATTGAAGCGTATAAACGGGGGGGCGTGAACACCGTTTCCTGGCACCCCGACCATCCGGTTACCAGGAAAACGGCCTGGGATGTGACCCCCGCCCTGTATGCCATTCTTCCCGGTGGCGAGAAACATGACTTGCTAAAACTCTGGCTTGATCGGGTGGCTTCCTTTTTTCTATCTCTGAAAACAGAAGACGGAACGTTGGTTCCGGTTATTTTCAGGCCATGGCATGAAAACGAAGGAAACTGGTTCTGGTGGGGTGTGAATGTCTGTACGCCCGAAGAATATATCGCGCTCTGGAAGTTTACCGTAACTTACCTGAGGGATGTGAAGGGTGTTCATAACCTGATTTATGCATACAATTGGGGCAAGATCCCTGATGAAGCCACCTGGCTGAGCCGGTACCCGGGTGATGACTTTGTTGATATCATTTCGGTGGATTATTACAACGAGATGACTCCGGACCGGATTAAACAATTGAGTCTGATGGTCCGGATTGCTGAAAAGCGCGGTAAAATTCCGGCTCTCGCTGAAGGTGGGTCCAACATGATCAAGGATCCGGTTTTCTGGACCGAAAAATGGCTGAATCCCATCCTCGCCGACCCGTATGCCCGTCGGATAACCTACATGCTGGTCTGGAGAAATGCCGATTACGGACATCATTTCGGGCCTTATCCCGGACATCCGTCGGTTCCTGATTTTAAAAAATTTGAAGCAGATCCCATGACCTTGTTTCTGGAAGATCTGCCCGCCATGTATCAATAA